One segment of Vogesella indigofera DNA contains the following:
- a CDS encoding response regulator transcription factor yields the protein MSQNELTAAVPPEKLIYVVEDDLAVARLISGVLAEYQFRHESFRTGQAFLQRLRQQAPDLCIVDLGLPDMDGMALVRQIRERHRCGVIILTGRGHVGDRVMGLESGADDYIMKPFEPRELVARVRSILRRCEAPGEIGDAARQRVAHFSGWRFDVARLSLYAPDGGERPLSAGEGLMLLRFLERPNRVLPREQLLGQHDISPFDRSIDVRISRLRRKLEDDSYNPRLIKTVYGAGYLFVSSVVWE from the coding sequence GTGTCCCAGAACGAACTGACGGCGGCGGTGCCGCCCGAAAAACTGATCTACGTGGTGGAAGACGACCTGGCGGTGGCGCGGCTGATCAGCGGCGTGCTGGCGGAGTACCAGTTCCGTCACGAATCGTTCCGTACCGGCCAGGCCTTCCTGCAACGGCTGCGGCAGCAGGCGCCGGACCTGTGCATCGTCGACCTCGGCCTGCCGGACATGGACGGCATGGCGCTGGTGCGACAGATCCGCGAGCGCCATCGCTGCGGCGTGATCATCCTCACCGGCCGCGGCCATGTCGGCGACCGGGTGATGGGGCTGGAGAGCGGCGCCGACGACTACATCATGAAGCCGTTCGAGCCCCGCGAGCTGGTGGCGCGGGTGCGCAGCATCCTGCGCCGCTGCGAGGCGCCGGGCGAGATTGGCGACGCGGCACGGCAGCGGGTGGCGCACTTTTCCGGCTGGCGCTTCGACGTGGCGCGGCTGTCGCTGTACGCGCCGGACGGTGGTGAGCGCCCGCTCAGCGCCGGCGAGGGGCTGATGCTGTTGCGCTTCCTGGAGCGTCCCAACCGCGTGCTGCCGCGCGAGCAGCTGCTGGGGCAGCACGACATCTCGCCGTTCGACCGCAGCATCGACGTGCGCATCTCGCGGCTGCGGCGCAAGCTGGAAGACGACTCCTACAATCCGCGCCTGATCAAGACCGTGTACGGCGCCGGCTACCTGTTCGTCAGCAGCGTGGTGTGGGAATAG
- a CDS encoding PAS-domain containing protein, whose protein sequence is MMQHPPPEAAPGAMLLSWLDLLDQGVTVFDAELKLVACNQRFLTLLDFPPQLAAVGTPFEAYIRYNACRGEYGPGDAELQVAERVVRAQRFERHDTERMRPDGSVLRVRGEPLPQGGFIALYTDQTEQQAYARLLQQQKLDLEGHVGQRTAELEQARHQLRAAQAANAQLGADLQRSEQRLRLITDTIPALIAYFDHGQIYRYANKGYADWFGRDSAQMSGRHISLALGSKFYAAVQHYVEEALTGKQLSYEYSMEKDDGSTIFARSTLVPEIAADGEVLGCFVLSFDITEQKQTQAALVQAQKMEAIGQLSGGMAHDFNNMLTVVLGNLGELRHRLPQQPALLDYLDPALHAAGRGVELVRRLLGFARQQPLLAQPVPIGGLIGGMMQLLQRSLPENIALDCQLAAEHDYVMADANQLESAILNLVLNARDAMPDGGRLQIAANVETLDARAAAEWQLAGGDYIRIDVTDNGCGMTPEVQLRVFEPFFTTKQFGSGSGLGLAMVYGFARQSGGQVSVSSQPGGGSVFSLRLPRTTPTAQPHGRLDFSGRAGGRERPLVLLVEDDPEVRRVVQRQLSALGYPVVEAENGDEAATLLASIADIGLLLSDIVMPGRLGGRQLAALARQQRPEIRILLMSGYAAPAEAADDRTRDIPLLAKPFTEAQLGRMLDEVMLCPRTN, encoded by the coding sequence ATGATGCAACACCCGCCGCCAGAGGCCGCGCCCGGCGCCATGCTGCTGTCCTGGCTGGACCTGCTGGACCAGGGCGTCACCGTGTTCGATGCCGAGCTGAAGCTGGTGGCCTGCAACCAGCGTTTCCTGACGCTGCTGGATTTCCCGCCGCAGCTGGCGGCGGTGGGCACGCCGTTCGAAGCCTACATCCGTTATAACGCCTGCCGTGGCGAATACGGCCCCGGCGATGCGGAGTTGCAGGTGGCAGAGCGGGTGGTGCGCGCGCAGCGCTTCGAGCGCCATGACACTGAACGCATGCGTCCGGACGGTTCGGTGCTGCGCGTGCGCGGCGAGCCGTTGCCGCAGGGTGGATTCATCGCGCTGTACACCGACCAGACCGAACAGCAGGCCTACGCACGACTGCTGCAGCAGCAGAAGCTGGATCTGGAAGGCCACGTCGGACAGCGCACCGCCGAGCTGGAGCAGGCGCGGCACCAGCTGCGTGCCGCACAGGCGGCCAACGCGCAGCTTGGCGCCGACTTGCAGCGCAGCGAACAGCGGCTGCGGCTGATCACCGACACCATCCCGGCGCTGATCGCCTATTTCGACCACGGCCAGATCTACCGTTACGCCAACAAGGGCTACGCCGACTGGTTCGGCCGCGACAGCGCGCAGATGAGCGGGCGCCACATCTCGCTGGCGCTTGGCAGCAAGTTCTACGCCGCGGTGCAGCACTATGTCGAGGAGGCGCTGACCGGCAAGCAGCTCAGCTACGAGTACTCGATGGAAAAGGACGACGGCAGCACCATCTTCGCGCGCAGCACGCTGGTGCCGGAGATCGCCGCCGACGGCGAGGTGCTCGGCTGCTTCGTGCTGTCCTTCGACATCACCGAGCAGAAGCAGACCCAGGCGGCGCTGGTGCAGGCGCAGAAGATGGAAGCCATCGGCCAGCTGTCCGGCGGCATGGCACACGACTTCAACAACATGCTGACCGTGGTGCTGGGCAACCTCGGCGAATTGCGCCACCGTCTGCCGCAGCAGCCGGCGCTGCTGGACTATCTCGACCCGGCGCTGCACGCCGCCGGACGCGGCGTGGAACTGGTGCGGCGCCTGCTGGGCTTTGCCCGCCAGCAGCCGCTGCTGGCGCAGCCGGTGCCGATCGGCGGGCTGATCGGCGGCATGATGCAGCTGCTGCAGCGTTCGCTGCCGGAAAACATTGCGCTGGATTGCCAGCTGGCGGCGGAGCACGACTACGTGATGGCCGACGCCAATCAGCTGGAAAGCGCCATCCTCAACCTGGTGCTGAACGCGCGCGACGCGATGCCGGACGGCGGCAGGCTGCAGATTGCGGCCAACGTCGAGACGCTGGATGCGCGCGCCGCCGCCGAGTGGCAGTTGGCCGGCGGCGACTACATCCGCATCGACGTGACCGACAATGGCTGCGGCATGACGCCGGAGGTGCAGCTGCGCGTGTTCGAGCCGTTCTTTACCACCAAGCAGTTCGGCAGCGGCAGCGGCCTGGGGCTGGCGATGGTGTACGGCTTTGCGCGCCAGTCCGGCGGCCAGGTCAGCGTCAGCAGCCAGCCGGGGGGCGGCAGCGTGTTCAGCCTGCGCCTGCCGCGTACCACGCCGACGGCGCAGCCGCACGGCCGGCTCGATTTCAGCGGCCGGGCCGGTGGCCGCGAACGGCCGCTGGTGCTGCTGGTGGAGGACGATCCGGAGGTGCGCCGCGTGGTGCAGCGGCAGCTGAGCGCGCTCGGCTATCCGGTGGTGGAGGCGGAAAACGGCGACGAGGCGGCGACGCTGCTGGCCAGCATCGCCGACATCGGCCTGCTGCTGAGCGACATCGTGATGCCGGGCCGGCTCGGCGGCCGCCAGCTGGCGGCGCTGGCGCGGCAGCAGCGGCCGGAGATCCGCATCCTGCTGATGAGCGGCTACGCCGCGCCTGCGGAGGCGGCGGATGACCGCACCCGCGACATTCCGCTGCTGGCCAAACCCTTTACCGAGGCCCAGCTGGGCCGGATGCTCGACGAGGTGATGTTGTGTCCCAGAACGAACTGA